In Haloarcula salinisoli, one genomic interval encodes:
- a CDS encoding monovalent cation/H+ antiporter subunit E, giving the protein MTTPDAFRLLVPVADSVTVRNTIAYAVDVATEAAADRPVELHVVDVASTRAVDPDAPEELAAASDLLTRVEAWVDEDTGGEQPSNFSLVTEVLGADQYLFSPGDYADVLLSYADEQDIDRIVLDSEYSPGGAGPMLRPLTIELARGDVAIEEAPVERRTERTVLTRAASLPKYLAVFAASYLFYMLLSSWKPIDVFTGFLTATLVAVLLAPVAFSDQPSFARVGKQTVRMAIYTPYLFKEIAVANLQIAYVVLHPDLPIDPEMVELEAAVWGDTAVTTLANSITLTPGTLTVSVTDRAFAIHSLTAGSRADLFDGGLERAVRFVFYGREAAAIATPRERGDDGGHSDG; this is encoded by the coding sequence GTGACTACTCCCGACGCCTTCCGCCTGCTGGTGCCCGTCGCCGACTCCGTGACGGTGCGAAATACCATCGCGTACGCGGTCGACGTGGCCACCGAAGCGGCCGCCGACCGGCCGGTCGAACTCCACGTCGTCGACGTTGCCTCGACCCGCGCGGTCGACCCGGACGCGCCGGAGGAACTGGCCGCCGCCAGCGACCTGTTGACGCGGGTCGAGGCCTGGGTCGACGAGGACACGGGCGGGGAGCAACCGTCGAATTTCTCCCTGGTCACCGAGGTCCTCGGCGCCGACCAGTACCTGTTTAGCCCCGGCGACTACGCCGACGTCTTGCTCTCCTACGCAGACGAACAGGACATCGACCGCATCGTCCTGGACTCCGAGTACAGCCCCGGGGGCGCGGGCCCCATGCTGCGGCCCCTGACAATCGAGCTGGCCCGCGGCGACGTGGCGATAGAGGAAGCGCCGGTCGAGCGCCGGACGGAACGGACAGTGCTCACCCGGGCCGCCTCGCTCCCGAAGTACCTCGCCGTCTTCGCTGCCTCCTACCTGTTTTACATGCTGCTCTCGTCGTGGAAACCCATCGACGTTTTCACCGGCTTTCTCACGGCGACACTCGTCGCCGTCCTGCTCGCTCCGGTCGCGTTCAGCGACCAACCGTCCTTCGCCCGGGTGGGCAAACAGACCGTCAGGATGGCCATCTACACGCCCTACCTGTTCAAGGAGATCGCCGTCGCGAACCTCCAGATCGCCTACGTCGTCCTCCACCCCGACCTCCCCATCGACCCCGAAATGGTCGAGCTCGAGGCGGCCGTCTGGGGCGACACCGCGGTGACGACGCTGGCAAACAGTATCACGCTCACGCCGGGGACGCTGACGGTCAGTGTCACCGACCGGGCCTTCGCCATCCACTCGCTGACCGCCGGCTCGCGGGCAGACCTCTTCGACGGCGGGCTGGAACGCGCCGTTCGGTTCGTCTTCTACGGCCGGGAGGCCGCGGCCATCGCGACCCCGCGCGAACGCGGGGACGACGGGGGGCACAGCGATGGTTGA
- the pan1 gene encoding proteasome-activating nucleotidase Pan1 — MTDTVDEVDLPYDEGASMQKKIEALQERLEVLESQNEEMRDKLLDANAENNKYQQKLERLTHENKKLKQSPLFVATVQELNDDGAIIKQHGNNQEALTEVTDEMREDLAPDDRVAVNNSLSIVKQLNDETDVRARVMQVDQSPDVTFADIGGIEEQMEEVRETVEMPLINPGMFEDVGIEPPSGVLLHGPPGTGKTMLAKAVANETDATFIKMAGSELVHKFIGEGAKLVRDLFELARQEEPAVVFIDEIDAIAAKRTDSKTSGDAEVQRTMMQLLSEMDGFDDRGDIRIIAATNRFDMLDRAILRPGRFDRLIEVPNPDVEGREQIFQIHTRSMNIADDVDFADLAAEIEDASGADVKAICTEAGMFAIRDDRTEVRMADFHDAWEKIQQDEEEDEDVSKTFA; from the coding sequence ATGACCGACACCGTCGACGAGGTGGACCTGCCCTACGACGAGGGCGCCTCCATGCAAAAGAAGATAGAGGCGCTGCAGGAGCGTCTGGAGGTGCTCGAATCCCAGAACGAGGAGATGCGGGACAAGCTGCTGGACGCCAACGCCGAGAACAACAAGTACCAGCAGAAACTGGAGCGACTCACTCACGAGAACAAGAAGCTCAAGCAGTCGCCGCTGTTTGTCGCCACGGTCCAGGAGCTCAACGACGACGGTGCTATCATCAAACAGCACGGCAACAACCAGGAGGCCCTGACCGAGGTCACCGACGAGATGCGCGAGGACCTCGCGCCAGACGACCGCGTCGCCGTCAACAACTCGCTGTCTATCGTCAAACAGCTCAACGACGAGACGGACGTCCGCGCTCGCGTGATGCAGGTCGACCAGTCGCCCGACGTCACCTTCGCCGACATCGGCGGCATCGAAGAGCAGATGGAGGAGGTACGCGAGACCGTCGAGATGCCGCTCATCAACCCCGGCATGTTCGAGGACGTGGGCATCGAGCCGCCGAGCGGCGTCCTGCTACATGGCCCGCCCGGCACCGGCAAGACGATGCTGGCCAAGGCCGTCGCCAACGAGACCGACGCCACTTTCATCAAGATGGCCGGCTCCGAGCTGGTCCACAAGTTCATCGGCGAGGGCGCCAAGCTCGTCCGGGACCTCTTCGAGCTCGCCCGTCAGGAGGAGCCCGCCGTCGTCTTCATCGACGAGATAGACGCCATCGCGGCCAAGCGGACCGACTCGAAGACCTCCGGTGACGCCGAGGTCCAGCGGACGATGATGCAACTCCTCTCGGAGATGGACGGCTTCGACGACCGCGGCGACATCCGCATCATCGCGGCCACCAACCGCTTCGATATGCTCGACCGCGCCATCCTGCGCCCGGGCCGGTTCGACCGCCTCATCGAAGTTCCGAATCCGGACGTCGAGGGTCGCGAGCAGATCTTCCAGATTCACACCCGCAGCATGAACATCGCCGACGACGTGGACTTCGCCGACCTCGCCGCCGAGATCGAGGACGCATCCGGTGCCGACGTGAAGGCCATCTGTACGGAGGCCGGGATGTTCGCCATCCGCGACGACCGCACCGAGGTCCGGATGGCCGACTTCCACGACGCCTGGGAGAAAATCCAGCAGGACGAAGAGGAAGACGAGGACGTCTCGAAGACGTTCGCCTAG
- a CDS encoding cation:proton antiporter, whose protein sequence is MVEFSTALLAIAAAFVLFAVVALYRVFVGPTIHDRVIAVNVAGTNTVIAIALVAAAFEESAFLDVALVYALLNFLLSIAFSKFNVEHGGVL, encoded by the coding sequence ATGGTTGAGTTCTCGACTGCGCTGCTGGCCATCGCCGCGGCCTTCGTCCTCTTCGCCGTCGTCGCCCTCTACCGGGTGTTCGTCGGTCCGACCATCCACGACAGGGTCATCGCCGTCAACGTCGCCGGCACCAACACAGTGATAGCCATCGCGCTGGTCGCCGCGGCCTTCGAGGAGTCGGCGTTTCTGGACGTCGCGCTCGTCTACGCACTGCTCAACTTCCTGCTCTCGATAGCCTTCTCGAAGTTCAACGTCGAGCACGGAGGTGTGCTATGA
- a CDS encoding NAD(P)/FAD-dependent oxidoreductase, which produces MATSDTSVVVVGGGVAGLSAALYTGRAGLQTTVVSTGDSILRRNAHLENYPGFPAGINPRLLLDLLEEQVADAGVTFADGRIQRVTSEGDGFELLSADGDSYDADYVIAASWADATYLEGLDVEFVDRGSKTFVGVDDFGSTTVEGLYAAGRLAEQHHQTVVAAGHGAQVGIAVVEDSDVDFYHDWTVPEGYFTGRGREVPPGCEEIDEAEREDREAASLERMREAFAEPHPEAPTMHPSVAEDE; this is translated from the coding sequence ATGGCAACATCGGACACCTCGGTAGTCGTCGTCGGTGGCGGCGTCGCGGGGCTCTCGGCGGCCCTCTACACCGGGCGTGCGGGACTCCAGACGACCGTCGTTTCGACCGGCGACTCCATCTTGCGGCGCAACGCCCACCTCGAGAACTACCCGGGCTTCCCGGCTGGCATCAACCCCCGGCTCCTGCTGGACCTGTTGGAAGAACAGGTCGCAGACGCCGGCGTCACGTTCGCAGACGGTCGTATCCAGCGGGTGACCAGCGAGGGCGACGGGTTCGAACTGCTTTCCGCCGACGGCGACAGCTACGACGCCGACTACGTCATCGCGGCCTCGTGGGCCGACGCAACCTATCTGGAGGGGCTGGACGTGGAGTTCGTCGACCGCGGGTCGAAGACGTTCGTCGGCGTCGACGACTTCGGCTCGACGACGGTCGAGGGCCTGTACGCGGCGGGCCGCCTGGCCGAACAGCACCACCAGACCGTCGTCGCCGCCGGCCACGGCGCACAGGTCGGTATCGCGGTCGTCGAGGACAGCGACGTCGACTTCTACCACGACTGGACGGTCCCGGAGGGGTATTTCACCGGCCGGGGCCGCGAGGTCCCGCCGGGGTGTGAGGAGATTGACGAGGCGGAGCGCGAAGACCGGGAGGCCGCGTCGCTGGAGCGGATGCGCGAGGCGTTTGCCGAGCCACATCCCGAGGCGCCGACGATGCATCCCAGTGTCGCCGAAGACGAGTGA
- the coaBC gene encoding bifunctional phosphopantothenoylcysteine decarboxylase/phosphopantothenate--cysteine ligase CoaBC, with protein sequence MLEGVNVVLGVSGSIAAVKTVELAHDLRRHGAEVRAVMTDSATGIVHPWAVEFATENDAVTDLTGRVEHVELCGVDGWGDLLLLAPATANTVGKVAAAIDDTPVTTTATTALGADVPVVVAPAMHEPMYDHPGVLDAISRVESWGVDFVDPRIEEGKAKIATQDAIVTAVARAAGAQPLAGRHVVVTAGATTEEIDPVRTLSNRASGRTGRAVARACHVLGADVTLVHDGTEVPYATVERVESAAEMTAAVGDIADEADALVSAAAISDYTVDAADEKIRSGQERLTLELEPTPKLIDTVRADHPDLPIVGFKVESTGGDEGLLARARDLIERVDLAFVVANDASVMGESGTRALLVESEGHTEYTGDKQGLGTAVAEKLAAKLGEQSSVAE encoded by the coding sequence ATGTTGGAGGGAGTCAACGTCGTTCTCGGTGTTTCGGGCTCCATCGCGGCGGTCAAGACGGTGGAACTGGCCCACGACCTTCGCCGGCACGGAGCCGAGGTCCGGGCGGTCATGACCGACAGCGCGACGGGTATCGTCCACCCCTGGGCCGTCGAGTTCGCAACCGAGAACGACGCCGTCACCGACCTCACCGGTCGGGTCGAACACGTCGAGCTCTGTGGTGTCGACGGCTGGGGCGACCTGCTCCTGCTCGCGCCGGCGACCGCGAACACAGTGGGGAAGGTCGCCGCCGCCATCGACGACACGCCGGTAACGACGACGGCCACGACGGCGCTGGGGGCGGACGTCCCGGTCGTCGTGGCCCCGGCGATGCACGAGCCGATGTACGACCACCCCGGCGTGCTCGACGCCATCTCTCGGGTCGAGTCCTGGGGCGTCGATTTCGTCGACCCCAGAATCGAGGAGGGGAAAGCCAAAATCGCGACCCAGGACGCCATCGTCACGGCGGTCGCGCGGGCGGCGGGCGCACAGCCGCTGGCGGGCCGCCACGTCGTCGTCACCGCTGGCGCGACCACGGAGGAAATCGACCCGGTTCGGACCCTCTCTAACCGTGCCTCGGGCCGGACTGGCCGGGCGGTCGCGCGGGCCTGTCACGTCCTCGGGGCCGACGTGACGCTCGTCCACGATGGTACGGAGGTACCCTACGCGACCGTCGAACGCGTCGAGTCGGCCGCCGAGATGACCGCCGCCGTCGGAGATATCGCCGACGAAGCGGACGCGCTCGTCTCCGCGGCCGCCATCTCGGACTACACCGTCGACGCCGCCGACGAGAAGATACGCAGCGGCCAGGAGCGACTGACCCTCGAACTCGAACCGACGCCGAAGCTCATCGACACCGTCCGGGCCGACCACCCAGACCTGCCTATCGTCGGCTTCAAAGTCGAGTCAACGGGCGGGGACGAGGGGTTGCTCGCCCGCGCTCGCGACCTCATCGAACGGGTCGACCTCGCCTTCGTCGTCGCCAACGACGCCAGCGTGATGGGCGAGTCTGGGACCAGAGCACTGCTCGTCGAGAGCGAGGGCCACACCGAGTACACCGGCGACAAACAGGGGCTGGGCACCGCTGTCGCCGAGAAACTGGCCGCGAAACTGGGCGAACAATCATCCGTGGCCGAGTGA
- a CDS encoding diacylglycerol/lipid kinase family protein — MTHSPDETVVILNPESGSGSHGANVRQRANRLGYTVVETDTDGDAVALAATAAERGVETLVAAGGDGTVNEVVRGIRRAGALDSVTVGVVPVGTGNNFAKQIGVTDVATAFDVVESGDRRRIDLGQANGHLFVNSCVAGLTADSSSKTSPAMKQRLGVLAYVVTTLRTVTDFESLRLTVAIDGHERAAPAWTGDALSVLIGNARQFGPNRTGPANVEDGLFDVTVIEDVPVLSLMSDAVVERLLGRDSAYITRFRAQSLAIEVHNPSSVRFSLDGEIIQERRLAFETLPRTLSVAVGDGYTPPPE; from the coding sequence ATGACGCACTCGCCAGACGAGACCGTCGTCATCCTGAACCCGGAGAGCGGGAGCGGGAGCCACGGCGCCAACGTCCGACAGCGCGCGAACCGCCTGGGGTACACCGTCGTGGAGACCGACACCGACGGCGACGCGGTGGCCCTGGCCGCCACGGCCGCCGAACGGGGCGTCGAGACGCTGGTCGCGGCTGGCGGCGACGGGACGGTCAACGAGGTCGTCCGAGGTATCCGGCGGGCGGGTGCCCTCGACAGCGTCACGGTCGGCGTCGTCCCCGTCGGGACCGGGAACAACTTCGCGAAGCAAATCGGCGTCACGGACGTGGCGACGGCGTTCGACGTCGTCGAGTCCGGCGACCGACGCCGCATCGACCTCGGGCAAGCCAACGGCCATCTGTTCGTCAACTCCTGTGTCGCCGGACTGACCGCGGACTCGAGCAGCAAAACGTCGCCGGCGATGAAACAGCGCCTGGGTGTCCTTGCGTACGTCGTCACGACGCTCCGGACGGTCACCGACTTCGAATCGCTCCGGCTCACCGTCGCTATCGACGGTCACGAGCGGGCGGCCCCGGCCTGGACCGGTGACGCGCTCAGTGTCCTCATCGGGAACGCCCGGCAGTTCGGCCCGAACCGGACGGGCCCTGCCAACGTCGAGGACGGGCTGTTCGACGTCACCGTCATCGAGGACGTCCCGGTTCTCAGCCTCATGAGCGACGCCGTCGTCGAGCGGCTGCTCGGACGCGACTCCGCATATATCACCCGATTCCGGGCCCAGTCGCTCGCTATCGAGGTCCACAATCCCTCGTCGGTCAGGTTCAGCCTGGACGGCGAGATAATCCAGGAGCGGCGCCTGGCCTTCGAGACCCTGCCGCGAACGCTCTCGGTGGCCGTCGGCGACGGCTACACCCCTCCCCCGGAGTAG
- the mnhG gene encoding monovalent cation/H(+) antiporter subunit G, with protein sequence MTPVEWAIVVLALLGAFFGAVAAIGIIRMPDIYTRAHAASKSDTLGAVLTIAAVALALESGLSTVKAAFLVIFMFITNPTAAHAIARAAEDQGIEPWTTEDEQ encoded by the coding sequence ATGACGCCCGTCGAGTGGGCCATCGTCGTGCTGGCGTTGCTTGGCGCGTTCTTCGGCGCCGTCGCCGCTATCGGTATCATCCGGATGCCGGACATATACACTCGCGCACACGCGGCATCGAAGAGTGACACGCTCGGTGCGGTGCTCACTATCGCTGCGGTCGCCCTTGCCCTCGAGTCAGGGCTCTCGACAGTCAAGGCCGCCTTCCTGGTCATCTTCATGTTCATCACGAACCCGACGGCGGCCCACGCCATCGCCCGCGCCGCAGAGGACCAGGGTATCGAGCCGTGGACGACGGAGGACGAGCAATGA
- a CDS encoding DUF4040 domain-containing protein produces the protein MSLTLLEGSLLLFVLACALGTALLKDTMAAVIAFAAYSLGISVIWLVLQAPDVGLTEAAVGAGIMTVLFLLALANTVTPDADRLFESVRWRTVFFVGGFVLVMAATVPSLPAIGDPTAPVVGGEVTQYYLENAKKETQVKNAVTAVLAAYRGFDTLGEAVVVFSAGVVALSVLRREVFA, from the coding sequence ATGAGTCTGACGCTGCTCGAGGGGTCGTTGCTACTCTTCGTCCTCGCCTGCGCCCTCGGCACGGCGCTACTGAAAGACACGATGGCGGCAGTCATCGCCTTCGCGGCCTACAGCCTGGGCATCTCCGTCATCTGGCTCGTTCTCCAGGCCCCCGACGTGGGGCTGACCGAAGCCGCCGTCGGCGCCGGTATCATGACCGTCCTGTTCCTGCTGGCGCTTGCCAACACTGTCACGCCGGACGCGGACCGCCTCTTCGAGTCGGTGCGCTGGCGGACGGTCTTCTTCGTCGGTGGGTTCGTCCTCGTGATGGCCGCGACGGTGCCGTCGTTGCCGGCCATCGGCGACCCGACCGCGCCCGTCGTCGGCGGCGAGGTCACCCAGTACTACCTGGAAAACGCCAAAAAGGAGACGCAGGTGAAAAACGCGGTGACGGCGGTGCTTGCGGCCTATCGTGGCTTCGACACGCTCGGGGAGGCCGTCGTGGTCTTCTCGGCCGGCGTCGTCGCGCTCTCCGTGCTCCGTCGGGAGGTGTTCGCATGA